A single genomic interval of Magnetococcales bacterium harbors:
- a CDS encoding diguanylate cyclase gives MGKILIIDDEEDQILYPLLRQLGRVFGSDNVQGTNRAASAIEWIERETFDVVVTDVMMPEMDGFSFCRAFRSNPLNMGYVIVLTGRDGGIAEGLRAGADVYFRKPYEIEDLVAQIEKGLEVTRNRVEAVQDILTGLYLRRIFDAVFALESAKLDRNPLPLSVILFDIDHFKQINDRFGHPAGDVVLREAAGLLKSCSRRSDLFVRFGGEEFLLLLPGAVAEKALEIAGRLHRAMEVHPFAGVGRVTASFGVATTCRHPRHLIARADRALYAAKEGGRNRIVMADGEPDG, from the coding sequence ATGGGTAAAATTCTGATCATCGATGACGAGGAAGATCAAATCCTGTACCCTTTGCTGCGGCAATTGGGGCGGGTGTTCGGCAGCGACAATGTCCAGGGGACCAATCGGGCGGCATCCGCGATCGAATGGATCGAGCGGGAGACCTTCGATGTCGTTGTGACCGATGTCATGATGCCGGAGATGGATGGTTTTTCCTTTTGTCGGGCATTTCGTTCCAATCCGCTCAATATGGGTTATGTCATCGTCCTGACGGGACGGGATGGGGGCATTGCCGAGGGATTGCGTGCCGGGGCCGATGTCTACTTTCGCAAACCCTATGAAATCGAGGATCTGGTGGCCCAGATCGAGAAAGGGTTGGAGGTAACGCGCAACCGGGTCGAGGCGGTTCAGGATATTTTGACGGGTCTTTATCTGCGGCGTATTTTCGATGCGGTGTTTGCACTCGAATCGGCCAAACTTGATCGAAATCCGTTGCCTTTGTCGGTCATCCTGTTCGACATCGACCATTTCAAACAGATCAATGATCGCTTTGGTCATCCGGCAGGGGATGTGGTTCTCCGGGAGGCGGCGGGTCTTCTCAAGAGTTGCAGTCGTCGCAGTGATCTTTTCGTCCGTTTTGGTGGCGAGGAGTTTTTGTTGTTGCTTCCCGGGGCAGTGGCGGAAAAGGCATTGGAGATTGCGGGACGGTTGCATCGGGCCATGGAAGTTCACCCGTTTGCCGGGGTGGGACGGGTCACGGCCAGTTTCGGGGTGGCCACGACCTGTCGCCATCCGCGGCACCTGATTGCCAGGGCCGATCGGGCCCTGTATGCGGCCAAGGAGGGGGGGCGAAACCGCATTGTGATGGCCGATGGAGAACCTGATGGATAA